A stretch of Dietzia lutea DNA encodes these proteins:
- a CDS encoding MFS transporter, with the protein MTDQRVETATLRPVSTAKILTPLMVPLFMALLALSVINVALPVIGTTFDAESSSLQWVISGYALAFGLLLVPSGRLGDATGRKRIFLAGVTVFIVGALIAGFAQSIEMLNLARLVQGVGSGMLNPQTFGLIQKYFRKEARARAFATMATTVSIATASGPLVGGLLIEALGEDLGWRAMFLVNVPLGVLALVLGQRWLADDRALPHADEAGPDVGGSKARAAAMARQERVTARRDDDNDDDNAGGSATGADAPGARGPSATGPVPGRRRLDLDPIGIALLGVAVLAVMLPFLGRDLHPAYWALVPAGLALLWAFAWWERRYERLGRPPLVNPDIFRDAGFRNGMIIVSIYFVGGTSLWVIMPLYLQFHLGYAPIDSAFISLPASVCAAISAQVAGRFVLRLGRRMVITGFSITITALVTFMVLAGFVESGALHYLVFMAPAAFVGIAQGMTISPNQTLTLRAVDPAYGGVAGSIISLGQRMGTAVGTAIVPGVLFGIVETQGDWLLAFRAALGIIAVLAAGALAFSVVDRRREKRWA; encoded by the coding sequence GTGACCGATCAACGTGTGGAGACCGCGACCCTCCGGCCGGTGAGCACGGCGAAAATCCTCACGCCGCTGATGGTGCCGTTGTTCATGGCGCTGCTGGCGCTGTCGGTGATCAACGTGGCCCTGCCGGTGATCGGCACGACGTTCGACGCCGAGTCCAGCAGCCTGCAGTGGGTGATCTCGGGGTACGCCCTGGCGTTCGGTCTGCTCCTGGTGCCGTCGGGACGCCTCGGTGACGCGACCGGCCGCAAGCGGATTTTCCTCGCCGGCGTCACCGTGTTCATCGTCGGCGCGCTGATCGCGGGCTTCGCGCAGTCGATCGAGATGCTCAACCTCGCACGCCTGGTGCAGGGCGTCGGCTCGGGGATGCTCAACCCGCAGACCTTCGGCCTCATCCAGAAGTACTTCCGCAAGGAGGCGCGCGCCCGGGCCTTCGCGACCATGGCCACCACCGTCTCCATCGCCACCGCGTCGGGGCCGCTGGTGGGCGGGCTGCTCATCGAGGCCCTCGGTGAGGACCTGGGCTGGCGGGCGATGTTCCTGGTCAACGTGCCGTTGGGCGTGCTGGCCCTGGTGTTGGGGCAGCGCTGGCTCGCCGACGACCGCGCCCTCCCCCACGCCGACGAGGCCGGGCCGGACGTGGGCGGGTCCAAGGCGCGCGCGGCGGCGATGGCGCGCCAGGAGCGGGTCACCGCCCGACGGGACGACGACAACGACGACGACAACGCCGGCGGCTCCGCCACTGGAGCGGACGCCCCGGGCGCGCGAGGGCCGTCTGCGACCGGGCCGGTCCCCGGGCGTCGGCGGCTCGATCTGGACCCCATCGGTATCGCGCTGCTGGGTGTGGCCGTGCTGGCGGTGATGCTGCCGTTCCTCGGCCGCGACCTGCACCCGGCGTACTGGGCGCTCGTGCCCGCCGGTCTGGCCCTGCTTTGGGCGTTCGCGTGGTGGGAGCGGCGCTACGAGCGGCTCGGGCGGCCGCCGCTGGTCAACCCGGACATCTTCCGCGACGCGGGCTTCCGCAACGGCATGATCATCGTGTCCATCTACTTCGTGGGCGGCACCAGCCTGTGGGTCATCATGCCGCTCTACCTGCAGTTCCACCTGGGCTACGCACCCATCGACTCGGCGTTCATCAGCCTCCCGGCGTCGGTCTGCGCGGCCATCTCCGCGCAGGTCGCGGGGCGGTTCGTCCTGCGCCTGGGCCGGCGGATGGTCATCACCGGCTTCTCCATCACGATCACCGCACTCGTGACGTTCATGGTCCTGGCAGGGTTCGTCGAATCGGGCGCGCTGCACTACCTGGTGTTCATGGCCCCGGCGGCGTTCGTCGGCATCGCGCAGGGCATGACCATATCGCCCAACCAGACCCTCACCCTGCGGGCCGTGGATCCGGCCTACGGCGGCGTCGCGGGCAGCATCATCTCGCTCGGCCAGCGCATGGGCACGGCGGTCGGCACGGCGATCGTGCCCGGGGTGCTCTTCGGGATCGTCGAGACGCAGGGCGACTGGCTGCTGGCGTTCCGCGCGGCGCTGGGCATCATCGCGGTGCTGGCCGCGGGAGCGTTGGCGTTCAGCGTGGTGGACCGCCGCCGCGAGAAGCGCTGGGCCTGA
- a CDS encoding SurA N-terminal domain-containing protein — MRTRTWRAAVAAAGLALVVAGCGAGGDDDEGGATAAPAAAEQSGQAAGPDQGGEQSPEGPDTSDVPDPVAEVNGTEISRDEFLSVFENQYQQMSMQAQMTGQPVDEAQLKKLTTDGLVGTELLTQEAEKRGIEVSDEEIQAELEEFAETNQVSTDEFIAAMGEQGLDRDAVMEQIDKQLRVEKLITSEFGEFEVTDEEVEAAYEQIGQQQAMAGGGAGGAAGGGGLPPLEQVRGEVSEQVRVQKEAGAMEELSQELRADADVTVHL; from the coding sequence GTGCGCACGAGGACATGGAGGGCGGCCGTCGCCGCCGCGGGACTCGCACTGGTGGTCGCGGGGTGCGGCGCCGGGGGCGACGACGACGAGGGCGGCGCCACGGCCGCGCCCGCAGCCGCCGAGCAGTCCGGACAGGCGGCCGGGCCGGATCAGGGTGGCGAGCAGTCGCCCGAGGGGCCCGATACGTCGGACGTCCCTGACCCGGTGGCCGAGGTGAACGGCACCGAGATCTCGCGTGACGAGTTCTTGTCGGTGTTCGAGAACCAGTACCAGCAGATGAGCATGCAGGCGCAGATGACGGGCCAGCCCGTCGACGAGGCGCAGCTCAAGAAGCTCACCACCGACGGTCTGGTCGGCACCGAGCTGCTCACGCAGGAGGCCGAGAAGCGGGGCATTGAGGTCTCCGACGAGGAGATCCAGGCGGAGCTCGAGGAGTTCGCCGAGACCAACCAGGTCAGCACCGACGAGTTCATCGCTGCGATGGGGGAGCAGGGGCTCGACCGCGACGCGGTGATGGAGCAGATCGACAAACAGCTGCGCGTCGAGAAGCTCATCACGTCCGAGTTCGGCGAGTTCGAGGTGACCGACGAGGAGGTCGAGGCCGCCTACGAGCAGATCGGTCAGCAGCAGGCGATGGCCGGCGGCGGTGCCGGCGGCGCGGCCGGTGGGGGCGGACTGCCGCCGCTGGAGCAGGTCCGCGGCGAGGTCTCCGAGCAGGTGCGGGTCCAGAAGGAGGCCGGCGCGATGGAGGAGCTGTCGCAGGAGCTGCGCGCTGACGCGGACGTCACCGTCCACCTGTAG
- a CDS encoding class E sortase, with the protein MIEPVTTGSTPRRAPTIGQVAGELLLTVGALLLLFVVYEAFWTNLAAGRLQDEAAAELDRRWDDSPVATSEPVPPKVPQLGHAFARVHLPTLGPDATYAVVEGTRNEDLRTGPGHYVDTQMPGEPGNFALAGHRNGSGAVFERLDQLDSCDAVVIETETQWMTYRLLPVEADGPQRRDTAQDCLTPQQVERVTTGDYSHVRGRHITTPDAVEMIAPVPGAAGTPEAPERLVTLTTCHPMYSNAERLIVHAVLTETTAKADGRPAALED; encoded by the coding sequence ATGATCGAACCCGTCACGACAGGCTCGACGCCCCGGCGCGCGCCCACCATCGGTCAGGTCGCCGGGGAACTGCTACTGACCGTCGGCGCCCTCCTCCTGCTCTTCGTCGTCTATGAGGCCTTCTGGACCAATCTCGCCGCCGGCCGGCTCCAGGACGAGGCCGCCGCAGAACTCGACCGACGGTGGGACGACTCCCCCGTCGCTACCAGCGAACCGGTGCCCCCGAAGGTTCCCCAGCTCGGCCATGCGTTCGCCCGCGTGCACCTGCCAACGCTCGGCCCCGATGCCACCTACGCGGTCGTGGAGGGCACCCGGAACGAGGACCTGCGCACCGGCCCCGGCCACTACGTCGACACGCAGATGCCGGGCGAGCCGGGCAATTTCGCCCTCGCCGGGCACCGCAACGGATCAGGCGCCGTCTTCGAGCGCTTGGACCAGCTCGACTCGTGCGATGCGGTCGTGATCGAGACCGAGACCCAGTGGATGACCTACCGGCTACTGCCGGTCGAGGCCGACGGGCCGCAGCGGCGGGACACGGCGCAGGACTGCCTCACCCCGCAGCAGGTCGAACGGGTCACCACAGGTGACTACTCGCACGTCCGCGGCCGCCACATCACCACCCCGGACGCGGTGGAGATGATCGCGCCCGTACCCGGCGCGGCAGGAACGCCCGAGGCCCCCGAGCGACTGGTGACCCTCACCACATGCCACCCGATGTACTCGAACGCCGAGAGGCTGATCGTGCACGCCGTGCTCACCGAGACCACCGCCAAGGCCGACGGCCGCCCGGCCGCGTTGGAGGACTGA
- a CDS encoding DUF5979 domain-containing protein, with product MRNLVLPHRHGEGVVRWIALPVIFAVLALIATSLTFPWAASAQETSATPTTSATTQTTSAAPSARSDGPTGATSSGTATTSAQPRTSTSARTTPSSVPSAEALRQAPRVGTRNVEPFALNPGIVVTIEELERYPDAVPPGETLLIGDTVGVQGTWTAPDDAVGGDQFTIAFPDALEVETEGFPLNGDGGTVWGNCAIANNTVTCTLTDTVNDLSDVGGTFYLYSTATERVTSETVEFRLSGEVTVVDLPGDGGIGDGVTIGDAEKSGAFTPDKQAITWTIDIPGSELAALADENGAVTLEDTLSPNMQLCVDRSAPSLRAGRGDDMPVVPGGVSVTQGGAGSPISIVIDTGEAFDEDFLYRVQYMTCTTSGEVDPSGTQYTNSVDIGGTVVGEGIGQTWTPTTSPSKSGSWAGGSRYSRLNWDVFVPGTVFTADGSVTIDESLSTNHGVCADGLGLTVTMRDHLPLPGENSSASTRVTDRFTITGQPADGATSFTLGLTWNDGEFDPEKYYIIEFPTCVTGDEVPDSTVEFTNTATINGAVVSNSVKGHTFPGNKGGTYNQEPRVVNGEEQPAGTTIDWRIDVPGHDFEELSEAVIEDTFSESQAVCEVGDDLKENLNLTVTARDFQNNADENATRDLTEGTSVTLEGRTLTFTLPREEGDYNREITYDIDYTLCTSSGGVDARGTVYSNDVAGGGFEEGASQSRSSGAGGTGRGVARGSFSLDKVIAPFSEEFARDTPFTVQVEEFAPGTDPATATPDEKYTVEVTADGPAVSGHFTRGAGWQIRLTEINLPHGNGVYFEPGVFLPADGVQLSEDRTQALVTIQPRVNVEVQLENNAQYGSARVTKNVVDNTAGGLTGDERFVVRASIDTGVEGSGTELREFTLGDGQFYDLGDLPVGTEVTFTEVEPVDTDRVTWSEPVIEPQRLVIGQDAAANVVVVTNEASITQGTFEISKALTGPEAFSDAVPETFQVIAAWTDGSGAQRRTLTLPADGTPVPFGEDLPGGTEVTLTEVPQPDGNGLAWGVPSFSGDVSGATAGSAVVTIGREPAEVTVTNHVDRNDGTLRLTKQVSGEAAEAVGDETGFTVEARWRDGTTYRTEELTVTQGESTPLGVDLPVGTEVTFTEVARPEIAGVEWGDVSWGTDPSGESWLVTNPGGTATGIVSDDPTDGRLITLTNEAKWLNGSVGFQKFVFDGEDPVPATDAGLPAGAEFEVRIDGIDPALPADVDFPAVGDRITLDAANDWSWESGDVLPRNTVITFSEVDPAPLAGMDWARPFYYVAADAGEPGDRDTVQIVPGDHAEVEIRNRPIPTTEVKIDKIVTGPKGDQVAGDESTTFQVTATWTDPDDEERSCIVDVTPTGGMTPTSECEAAVVDGSVQFPLDTEITFIETGAHTDVSNVNWGAVSWSVADGDADIEQIEGEPTGVVVTLTGDAGDPVSLELENETSSRGLIFLPIPIPLPPFDGGSSTPPGPGSSTPPGPERPGGPHGPQTGDQAGSDDPSTPGDPARPDRPSVAGTAGHAGAPGKPAPATAASGKNSGASTLAVTGTNVAWLGGAALALIAGGAWLVLRNRRNLADTE from the coding sequence ATGCGTAATCTCGTCCTCCCACATCGCCACGGGGAGGGGGTGGTTCGGTGGATCGCCCTCCCGGTGATCTTCGCTGTGCTCGCGCTGATTGCCACCTCGTTGACCTTCCCGTGGGCGGCGTCCGCGCAGGAGACGTCCGCGACGCCAACCACTTCGGCGACCACCCAGACCACATCGGCAGCGCCGTCCGCCCGGAGTGACGGACCCACCGGAGCCACGTCGTCGGGCACGGCGACCACCTCGGCCCAGCCGCGCACCAGCACCTCGGCGCGGACGACGCCGTCCTCGGTGCCGTCCGCGGAGGCGCTCCGCCAGGCGCCCCGGGTGGGCACCCGGAACGTCGAGCCGTTCGCCCTCAATCCGGGCATCGTCGTGACGATCGAGGAGCTCGAGCGCTACCCGGATGCCGTACCTCCCGGGGAGACCCTCCTGATCGGAGACACCGTCGGGGTCCAGGGCACCTGGACCGCGCCGGACGATGCCGTGGGCGGCGACCAGTTCACCATCGCGTTCCCGGACGCCCTCGAGGTCGAGACGGAGGGCTTCCCGCTCAACGGCGACGGCGGCACTGTCTGGGGCAACTGTGCGATCGCGAACAACACGGTGACGTGCACGCTCACCGACACCGTCAACGACCTCTCCGACGTCGGGGGGACCTTCTACCTGTACTCCACGGCCACCGAGCGCGTCACCTCCGAGACGGTGGAGTTCCGCTTGAGCGGCGAGGTCACGGTCGTGGACCTTCCCGGCGACGGCGGCATCGGTGACGGCGTGACGATCGGCGACGCCGAGAAGTCCGGCGCGTTCACGCCGGACAAGCAGGCCATCACCTGGACCATCGACATCCCGGGTAGCGAGCTGGCCGCGCTGGCCGACGAGAACGGCGCGGTGACCCTCGAGGACACCCTGTCTCCGAACATGCAGCTCTGCGTGGACCGGTCCGCCCCGTCCCTGCGGGCCGGCCGCGGGGACGACATGCCGGTGGTTCCCGGTGGCGTCAGCGTCACCCAGGGCGGGGCCGGGTCCCCGATCTCCATCGTGATCGACACCGGTGAGGCCTTCGACGAGGACTTCCTCTACCGGGTCCAGTACATGACCTGCACCACGAGCGGCGAGGTCGACCCCTCCGGAACCCAGTACACCAACTCCGTGGACATCGGCGGCACGGTCGTCGGCGAGGGCATCGGTCAGACCTGGACTCCGACCACGTCCCCGTCCAAGTCGGGATCCTGGGCGGGTGGCTCGCGGTACTCGCGGCTCAACTGGGACGTCTTCGTCCCCGGCACGGTGTTCACCGCCGATGGATCGGTCACGATCGACGAGTCCCTGAGCACCAACCACGGGGTGTGCGCCGACGGACTCGGGCTGACCGTCACGATGCGCGACCACCTGCCGCTTCCCGGTGAGAACAGCTCCGCGTCGACCCGCGTGACGGACCGGTTCACGATCACCGGTCAGCCCGCCGACGGGGCAACGAGCTTCACTCTCGGTCTGACCTGGAATGACGGCGAGTTCGACCCCGAGAAGTACTACATCATCGAGTTCCCGACGTGTGTGACGGGCGACGAGGTCCCCGACTCGACAGTCGAGTTCACCAATACTGCGACCATCAACGGCGCGGTGGTCAGCAACTCCGTGAAGGGCCACACCTTCCCCGGCAACAAGGGCGGCACCTACAACCAGGAGCCGCGGGTCGTGAACGGTGAGGAGCAGCCGGCGGGTACGACCATCGACTGGCGGATCGACGTGCCGGGACACGACTTCGAGGAGCTGTCCGAAGCCGTCATCGAGGACACGTTCTCGGAGTCCCAGGCGGTGTGCGAGGTCGGAGACGATCTCAAGGAGAACCTCAACCTCACGGTGACCGCCCGGGACTTCCAGAACAACGCCGACGAGAACGCGACCCGGGACCTCACCGAGGGCACATCGGTCACGCTCGAGGGCAGGACACTGACCTTCACCCTTCCGCGGGAGGAGGGCGACTACAACCGCGAGATCACCTACGACATCGACTACACGCTCTGTACCTCCAGCGGCGGCGTGGATGCCCGCGGCACCGTCTACTCGAACGACGTGGCCGGGGGCGGCTTCGAGGAGGGCGCCTCCCAGAGCCGCAGCTCGGGCGCCGGCGGCACGGGCCGCGGCGTGGCCCGCGGCTCCTTCTCCCTGGACAAGGTCATCGCCCCGTTCTCCGAGGAATTCGCGCGGGACACCCCGTTCACAGTGCAGGTCGAGGAGTTCGCCCCGGGTACCGACCCGGCGACCGCCACGCCCGATGAGAAGTACACGGTCGAGGTGACGGCCGACGGGCCGGCGGTCAGCGGCCACTTCACCCGCGGTGCCGGCTGGCAGATCCGACTCACCGAGATCAACCTCCCGCACGGCAACGGCGTCTACTTCGAGCCCGGCGTCTTCCTGCCCGCCGATGGTGTCCAGCTCAGCGAGGACCGCACCCAGGCGCTGGTCACGATCCAGCCGCGCGTCAACGTCGAGGTGCAGCTGGAGAACAACGCGCAGTACGGCTCGGCGCGGGTGACCAAGAACGTCGTGGACAACACCGCCGGCGGACTCACCGGTGACGAGAGGTTCGTCGTCCGGGCGAGCATCGACACCGGCGTCGAGGGCTCCGGCACGGAGCTCCGCGAGTTCACCCTCGGTGACGGTCAGTTCTACGACCTGGGCGACCTGCCCGTCGGCACCGAGGTGACGTTCACCGAGGTCGAGCCGGTCGACACTGATCGGGTCACCTGGTCGGAGCCGGTCATCGAGCCGCAGCGGCTGGTGATCGGCCAGGACGCGGCGGCCAACGTCGTCGTCGTCACCAACGAGGCCTCCATCACGCAGGGCACCTTCGAGATCTCCAAGGCCCTCACCGGCCCCGAGGCCTTCAGCGACGCGGTGCCCGAGACGTTCCAGGTGATCGCCGCCTGGACCGACGGGTCGGGGGCGCAGCGGAGGACCCTCACGCTGCCCGCGGACGGTACCCCGGTTCCGTTCGGCGAGGATCTGCCCGGCGGCACCGAGGTCACCCTGACCGAGGTCCCCCAACCCGACGGCAACGGCCTGGCCTGGGGCGTGCCCTCCTTCAGCGGGGACGTCTCCGGCGCCACCGCCGGTTCCGCGGTGGTGACGATCGGCCGGGAGCCCGCCGAGGTGACCGTGACCAACCACGTCGACAGGAACGACGGCACGCTGCGTCTGACCAAGCAGGTCAGCGGAGAGGCCGCCGAGGCCGTGGGCGACGAAACGGGGTTCACGGTCGAGGCCCGGTGGCGCGACGGAACCACCTACCGCACCGAGGAACTGACCGTCACCCAGGGTGAGTCCACGCCTCTCGGCGTCGACCTCCCGGTCGGCACCGAGGTGACCTTCACCGAGGTCGCGCGGCCGGAGATCGCCGGCGTCGAGTGGGGCGACGTCTCGTGGGGCACCGACCCCTCGGGCGAGTCGTGGCTGGTCACAAACCCGGGTGGCACCGCCACCGGCATCGTTTCCGACGACCCGACCGACGGCCGTCTCATCACCCTCACCAACGAGGCGAAGTGGCTGAACGGTTCGGTCGGCTTCCAGAAGTTCGTCTTCGACGGCGAGGACCCGGTCCCCGCGACCGACGCCGGTCTCCCCGCCGGCGCCGAGTTCGAGGTCCGGATCGACGGCATCGACCCGGCGCTGCCGGCCGACGTCGACTTTCCGGCCGTTGGTGATCGCATCACCCTCGACGCCGCGAACGACTGGAGCTGGGAGTCCGGTGACGTCCTGCCCAGGAACACGGTGATCACCTTCTCCGAGGTGGACCCCGCTCCCCTGGCGGGCATGGACTGGGCGCGGCCGTTCTACTACGTGGCCGCGGATGCGGGTGAACCGGGCGACCGGGACACCGTGCAGATCGTGCCCGGCGACCACGCCGAGGTCGAGATCCGCAACCGTCCGATCCCGACCACCGAGGTGAAGATCGACAAGATCGTCACCGGTCCGAAAGGCGACCAGGTTGCCGGCGACGAGTCGACGACCTTCCAGGTGACCGCCACCTGGACGGACCCCGACGACGAGGAGCGGTCCTGCATCGTCGATGTCACCCCGACCGGTGGGATGACGCCGACCTCCGAATGCGAGGCGGCAGTGGTCGACGGCAGCGTCCAGTTCCCTCTGGACACCGAGATCACGTTCATCGAGACCGGTGCCCACACCGACGTGAGCAACGTCAACTGGGGCGCCGTGTCGTGGAGCGTCGCCGACGGTGACGCGGACATCGAGCAGATCGAGGGCGAGCCCACCGGCGTCGTCGTCACCCTCACCGGTGACGCGGGCGATCCGGTGAGCCTGGAGCTGGAGAACGAGACCAGCAGCAGAGGGCTCATCTTCCTCCCGATCCCGATCCCGCTTCCTCCGTTCGACGGTGGCTCGTCGACCCCGCCGGGGCCGGGCTCGTCGACTCCTCCGGGACCGGAACGTCCGGGTGGCCCCCATGGACCGCAAACGGGTGATCAGGCAGGATCCGATGACCCGTCGACCCCGGGGGACCCGGCGCGACCGGATCGGCCCTCTGTGGCCGGGACCGCCGGTCATGCCGGAGCACCGGGCAAGCCGGCGCCGGCGACCGCCGCGTCGGGGAAGAACAGTGGTGCGTCCACCCTGGCCGTGACGGGCACGAACGTGGCCTGGCTCGGCGGGGCCGCGCTCGCGCTGATCGCGGGCGGTGCGTGGCTGGTGCTGCGCAACCGCAGGAACCTGGCCGACACGGAGTAG
- a CDS encoding LuxR C-terminal-related transcriptional regulator: protein MIARDRDDPGCASRPPGRGSEPQSFSPIDGPVDGRPPAALPRRRLLSALSGDERLVVVHGPRLTGKTALLKAWLTDNPGRTGAIASVVAPDPHTSEGDYWARVLQSLSPAEQRAGEQRTAARDSRPGSFEVLRSVVASQRGPLSLILDDVHLVDEPEARIRDLLRQASPHGLRIIATTRTAGNWYRTTDLVGDLVLVTPDELLATADEIAAMLEGAGVPLDRRARAVLDTVTGGMAGLVTTAVTDLLRSGPARESSGDRVRGAVDRLIGRLLTIDRDLASVREFALLSAAAVPLTTEAAEVLAGGRSASSQLRMLERLGMVLPDTTATEPTWIVPVPVRASLLRLMKSEEPGRLSGALLALAQHWLDRGRPRTAFVHAIDAEEWDLVLDILREHWRTLYTTDFLHMDGDLARIPPKVLESEPLFDTLRRMHRQFSAPKDSPAPRPEVETLADTPDDAEQLMRAIALRLGGEFEAAAEECEPLMRLPIPDPDASTAAERDGFGFACLHVGISFLVAGRFDDAIQVLRRGHRAGAGTFIERDAAGKLALAHAVLGHMAEAGFWIDQESRHPALPTESELVVRPAGMIAAALSSLDRFDTDSALHLITELGPPDDKEEFWGFGLYAYGQLALTTGTPADGLRYIDFQMRRFPTMHGNGAVVGHLLSSIRADLLLALGRTGAAEDLVGESTNPHSAAARARIRLHIGDLPGALAIVDEYDTDLGCTVRDCIELSLVGAAASLAGGAPDTARQYLNRAVTLSRLTGLRRPFMMLPGDMLRQLAALGPELPVDPDGTVSAFPASRASAPPVRLTDRELVILRSLATGATISAIARQHVVSVNTVKTQVRSIYRKMSTRSRADTVEMARRLGLV from the coding sequence ATGATCGCGCGTGATCGAGACGATCCCGGCTGCGCTTCGCGTCCTCCCGGTCGGGGTTCGGAACCCCAGTCGTTCAGCCCCATCGACGGTCCGGTCGATGGACGCCCGCCGGCGGCGCTACCACGCCGACGGTTGCTCTCGGCGCTATCCGGCGACGAACGGCTGGTCGTGGTCCACGGCCCGCGCCTGACTGGAAAGACCGCCCTTCTGAAGGCATGGCTCACTGACAACCCGGGCCGGACGGGCGCGATAGCCAGTGTCGTGGCGCCCGACCCACACACCTCCGAGGGCGACTACTGGGCCCGGGTGCTGCAGTCATTATCTCCGGCGGAACAGCGAGCCGGTGAGCAACGCACGGCAGCACGCGACTCTCGACCTGGAAGCTTCGAGGTCCTTCGTTCTGTCGTTGCGTCACAGCGCGGGCCTCTCAGCCTCATCCTCGACGACGTTCACCTGGTCGACGAACCGGAGGCTCGCATTCGGGACCTGTTACGACAGGCATCGCCCCACGGTCTACGCATCATCGCGACTACTCGCACTGCGGGAAATTGGTATCGGACCACCGATCTGGTCGGTGACCTCGTCCTCGTCACCCCGGACGAGCTCTTGGCCACCGCCGACGAGATCGCTGCGATGCTCGAAGGTGCGGGAGTCCCGTTGGACCGCCGCGCCCGAGCGGTGCTCGATACGGTGACCGGTGGAATGGCAGGGCTGGTCACCACAGCCGTCACTGATCTGCTGAGGTCCGGTCCAGCTCGTGAGTCATCGGGGGACCGCGTGCGGGGCGCAGTGGACCGTCTCATCGGCCGCCTCCTGACCATCGACCGCGACCTGGCAAGTGTGCGGGAATTCGCCCTTCTCTCGGCGGCGGCCGTGCCGCTCACCACGGAAGCCGCCGAGGTTCTGGCCGGCGGACGCTCGGCGAGTTCCCAACTCAGAATGCTCGAGCGACTCGGCATGGTGCTCCCCGACACCACCGCGACGGAGCCGACGTGGATCGTGCCGGTCCCCGTCAGAGCGTCCTTGCTCCGTCTGATGAAGTCCGAGGAGCCGGGACGCCTGTCTGGCGCGCTCCTCGCATTGGCGCAGCACTGGCTCGACCGAGGTCGGCCCCGCACGGCGTTCGTCCACGCCATCGACGCCGAGGAATGGGATCTCGTTCTCGACATCCTGCGTGAACACTGGCGAACCCTCTACACCACCGACTTCCTCCACATGGACGGTGACCTGGCACGGATTCCCCCGAAGGTACTCGAGAGTGAACCGCTCTTCGACACGCTCCGACGGATGCACCGGCAGTTCTCGGCGCCCAAGGACAGTCCGGCACCGCGCCCAGAGGTCGAGACCCTCGCGGACACGCCGGATGACGCCGAGCAGTTGATGCGAGCGATCGCGCTGCGCCTGGGGGGCGAGTTCGAGGCCGCCGCCGAGGAATGCGAGCCGTTGATGCGCTTACCGATACCGGACCCGGACGCCTCCACCGCGGCGGAGCGGGACGGCTTCGGTTTCGCCTGCCTGCACGTCGGCATCAGTTTCCTCGTGGCCGGTCGTTTCGATGACGCGATCCAGGTACTGCGCCGCGGGCACCGGGCGGGGGCCGGCACCTTCATCGAGCGGGACGCCGCCGGGAAGTTGGCGTTGGCACACGCTGTACTGGGGCATATGGCGGAAGCCGGGTTCTGGATCGATCAGGAGAGTCGCCACCCGGCGCTTCCGACAGAGTCGGAGTTGGTCGTCCGTCCCGCCGGTATGATCGCCGCCGCACTCAGCAGCCTCGACCGCTTCGACACCGACTCAGCACTGCACCTGATCACCGAACTGGGACCACCTGACGACAAGGAGGAGTTCTGGGGCTTCGGGCTCTACGCCTACGGCCAACTCGCCCTGACGACCGGCACGCCCGCGGACGGACTCCGCTACATCGACTTCCAGATGCGGCGGTTCCCGACAATGCACGGCAACGGCGCCGTGGTGGGCCATCTGCTCTCCTCGATACGAGCGGATCTGCTGCTGGCACTCGGCCGTACCGGGGCGGCGGAGGACCTCGTCGGCGAGTCCACCAACCCGCATTCCGCGGCGGCCCGAGCGCGGATACGCCTCCACATAGGTGATCTCCCCGGGGCGCTGGCGATCGTCGACGAGTACGACACGGACCTCGGATGCACCGTGCGCGACTGCATCGAACTGTCGCTGGTCGGCGCCGCCGCATCGTTGGCGGGGGGCGCGCCGGACACAGCGCGGCAGTATCTGAACCGCGCCGTCACGTTGTCGCGCCTCACGGGACTGCGCCGCCCGTTCATGATGCTTCCCGGCGACATGCTGCGTCAGTTGGCCGCACTGGGTCCGGAGCTTCCGGTCGACCCGGACGGCACCGTGTCGGCTTTCCCGGCTTCCCGGGCGTCCGCGCCTCCGGTCCGTCTCACGGACAGAGAACTCGTCATTCTCCGGAGCCTGGCAACCGGCGCCACGATCAGCGCCATAGCCAGGCAGCACGTCGTCAGCGTGAACACGGTCAAGACCCAAGTTCGTTCGATCTACCGAAAGATGTCGACACGCTCCCGCGCCGACACCGTCGAGATGGCCCGCCGACTCGGCCTCGTGTGA